CATGCTTTTCCAAGATTTTCCCTTATTTTTTTTACAGATTCTTTTAATTCTTCATTATTCATGTTGTCAAGCATAATAATATCAGCCTTGCTTTTTATTGCATGTCTTAGCTCTTCCTTGGTTTTTACCTCGACCTCTATTTTTAATGTGTGAGGGACTCTTGAACGTATTTTTTCAATTGCCTCTGATACGCCTCCGGCTGCAAGGATATGATTATCTTTGATTACGACTCCGTCAGACAGGCTGAATCTGTGATTAAAACCACCTCCGCACCTGACTGCATATTTTTCAGGCAGCCTCAGATTCGGAAGTGTTTTTCTGGTTTCCGTGACTTTTACTCCGTAACGGGAAGCTATATCTGCGAATTTTCTTGTAAGGGTTGCTATCCCGGAAAGGTGGCTGATAAAATTCAGCGATATTCTTTCAGATTTTAAAACAGACAGTGTCTTTCCCTGAAAGGCACATACCTTCTCCCTGTTTTTTATTTTGTC
Above is a genomic segment from Actinomycetota bacterium containing:
- the nadC gene encoding carboxylating nicotinate-nucleotide diphosphorylase, translating into MRNNIPEIYTEGYDDIVKRAIAEDIGAYGDITSEYIFEEDNSSRGFIICKETDGAVLCGIKLAEYVFKTIDPSVAFKMLKNDGDKIKNREKVCAFQGKTLSVLKSERISLNFISHLSGIATLTRKFADIASRYGVKVTETRKTLPNLRLPEKYAVRCGGGFNHRFSLSDGVVIKDNHILAAGGVSEAIEKIRSRVPHTLKIEVEVKTKEELRHAIKSKADIIMLDNMNNEELKESVKKIRENLGKACIIEASGGITLETLEEICKTGIDIVSVGTLTNSAKAVDFSLNFE